In a single window of the Terriglobus roseus genome:
- a CDS encoding two-component system sensor histidine kinase NtrB codes for MPAVLAVLQHVPVGIYTVDIHGCCAQINEAALRLLGYTESECLGKDMHALVHYRYPDGKPYPAADCPLLHAREKNDTATNIDEVLWTKNGDPVYVTCSSAPVMLADSVTGTVVTLTDASTRHRTEQRLLRAEAEQREILRQRDATARIERDLAQEEAIRQREMSAAVERAAAEQLRQQQKMSEERLLQSERLAAVGRLAASISHEINNPLEAVTNLLYLVRNDPSLSSESGSYVEMAEKELARVSEIVAQTLRFQRGGAAPTLCSPEELIESVLALHQGRLHHRRIVIDRRHKDSKPIFCPEGDIRQILNNLVGNAIDAMTEKGGTMTIRTKNMRDPHTRTAGLRISVSDSGHGMTLDTASQIFEPFYTTKGDGGSGLGLWISSTIARRHGGRLNVRSRTGGGPRGGTTFSLFVPESQQDAAKAAPSTH; via the coding sequence GTGCCCGCTGTTCTAGCGGTGTTGCAGCACGTTCCCGTCGGTATCTACACCGTGGATATCCATGGCTGCTGTGCGCAAATTAACGAGGCTGCGCTTCGACTGCTGGGCTATACCGAAAGCGAGTGCCTGGGCAAGGACATGCATGCCCTGGTTCACTATCGATATCCTGATGGCAAGCCGTACCCAGCGGCCGACTGTCCTCTGCTGCATGCGCGCGAGAAGAACGATACCGCGACTAACATCGATGAAGTGCTTTGGACCAAGAATGGCGATCCGGTTTATGTCACCTGCTCCTCGGCCCCGGTGATGTTGGCGGACAGTGTTACCGGCACGGTGGTCACGCTGACCGATGCGAGTACCCGTCACCGCACCGAACAACGACTCTTGCGTGCAGAGGCCGAACAGCGCGAGATTCTGCGTCAGCGCGATGCCACTGCTCGTATCGAACGAGACCTGGCGCAGGAAGAAGCCATTCGCCAGCGCGAGATGTCGGCGGCTGTCGAGCGGGCCGCCGCTGAGCAGCTTCGTCAGCAGCAAAAGATGTCGGAAGAGCGGCTATTGCAGAGTGAGCGACTCGCCGCCGTGGGCCGCTTGGCCGCATCCATCTCGCACGAGATCAATAACCCCTTGGAAGCCGTAACGAACCTTCTATACCTCGTGCGGAATGATCCATCACTGTCAAGTGAATCGGGCTCCTACGTCGAGATGGCGGAGAAAGAACTTGCCCGCGTCTCTGAAATTGTGGCGCAGACACTTCGTTTCCAGCGCGGCGGCGCGGCGCCCACGCTCTGCTCTCCGGAGGAACTGATCGAGTCGGTACTGGCGCTGCACCAGGGCAGGCTGCACCATCGCCGTATCGTTATTGATCGCCGTCATAAGGACTCGAAGCCGATCTTCTGCCCGGAAGGGGACATCCGGCAAATCCTGAATAACCTGGTGGGCAATGCGATCGATGCCATGACGGAAAAGGGCGGCACCATGACGATCCGCACGAAGAATATGCGGGATCCCCACACCCGCACGGCAGGACTCCGCATCAGCGTCTCAGACTCCGGCCACGGCATGACCCTGGACACCGCTTCGCAGATTTTTGAGCCTTTCTACACCACCAAGGGCGATGGTGGCTCTGGCTTAGGATTATGGATTTCGAGCACGATCGCTCGGCGGCATGGTGGAAGGCTGAACGTCCGGTCACGCACAGGCGGTGGACCCCGAGGCGGCACGACCTTCTCGTTATTCGTCCCGGAGTCCCAGCAGGACGCTGCAAAGGCAGCTCCCTCGACTCATTAG
- a CDS encoding branched-chain amino acid transaminase encodes MPIQTTDKIWHNGSLIPWADANIHVMSHVVHYGSSVFEGIRAYTQGEKVGIFRLREHMQRFIDSARIYRMPLPYTLDELMEAVVSVVETNGVAPCYIRPVAFRGYGEIGVNPLKSPVEIYIANFPWGKYMPGHQGADVCVSSWNRLAPNTMPSLAKAGANYMNSQLIRMEAEINGYAEGIALDRNGYLSEGSGENLFLIREGKLLTSPLANSVLNGITRASVIQIAREMGIEVVEQALPREMLYLCDEAFFTGTAAEVSHLRSVDRIVIGDGTMGPVTKLLHDEFFALVNGTKADRFNWLTPVNVKIEEAEPVNA; translated from the coding sequence ATGCCCATCCAAACCACCGATAAGATCTGGCACAACGGATCGCTGATCCCCTGGGCCGACGCAAACATCCACGTGATGTCGCACGTGGTCCATTACGGCTCGTCGGTGTTTGAGGGCATCCGCGCCTATACACAGGGTGAGAAGGTTGGCATCTTCCGTCTGCGCGAACACATGCAGCGCTTCATCGATTCCGCCCGCATCTACCGCATGCCCCTCCCCTACACGCTGGATGAACTGATGGAAGCGGTCGTCAGTGTTGTGGAGACGAATGGTGTGGCCCCCTGTTACATCCGCCCGGTCGCTTTCCGTGGTTACGGAGAGATTGGGGTCAACCCGCTGAAGTCTCCGGTTGAGATCTACATCGCGAACTTCCCCTGGGGAAAGTACATGCCGGGTCACCAAGGCGCAGACGTTTGTGTTTCAAGCTGGAACCGGCTGGCACCGAACACCATGCCGTCGCTGGCAAAGGCTGGCGCCAACTACATGAACTCGCAGTTGATCCGCATGGAAGCTGAGATTAACGGGTATGCCGAGGGCATCGCACTGGACCGCAATGGGTACCTGAGTGAGGGTTCTGGCGAGAACCTCTTCCTGATCCGCGAGGGCAAGCTGCTAACCTCCCCGCTGGCGAACTCGGTCCTGAACGGCATCACGCGCGCTTCGGTGATTCAGATCGCCCGCGAGATGGGTATCGAAGTCGTCGAGCAGGCCCTGCCGCGCGAGATGCTGTACCTGTGTGACGAGGCCTTCTTCACCGGCACTGCGGCTGAAGTCTCTCATCTGCGCTCGGTCGATCGCATCGTGATCGGCGACGGCACGATGGGGCCTGTGACAAAACTGCTGCATGATGAGTTCTTCGCACTGGTGAACGGCACAAAGGCCGATCGCTTCAACTGGCTGACACCGGTCAACGTAAAGATCGAAGAAGCTGAACCGGTGAACGCCTAA
- a CDS encoding SGNH/GDSL hydrolase family protein, with protein MRLAALLLALSIPAVAEQTWLGTWTTAAMPLSAPAAQKLPIGKQDVTLRQIVHISQGGKRMRITFTNEFGTTPLHIANAHVAFLSAGSKILPETDRQLTFAGRPDITIAPGQFAASDAVVETVPIFSDLVISTAIPQQDLPVLTTHSLALQTTFITAGDQTTALEFDSAAAVPPGVSPPDVSAPIQSPLGARPIVKSEAHPAIAAGNTPALLTRTTSWYFLKDVEVDATRKSGSVVMLGDSITDGAQSTTETNRRYPDDLAPLLAANKKTAALSVLNVGISGNRILHVNSGPSALDRFDRDVLAQTGARYVILLEGINDIGNMHRAPADAITEQALIDGFTSMANRAHAKGLKFFVATILPYGGAKYDSPDGELIRQHVNAFLRTSPAFDGVIDFDKTMQDPEHPERLLRKYECGDHLHPNDAGYAAMAAAIDLKLFRKKK; from the coding sequence ATGCGTCTTGCTGCTCTCCTGCTCGCTCTCTCCATACCCGCTGTTGCTGAACAAACGTGGCTGGGAACCTGGACGACGGCCGCCATGCCTCTCTCCGCCCCCGCCGCTCAGAAACTTCCTATCGGCAAGCAGGACGTTACGCTGCGGCAGATCGTTCACATCAGCCAGGGTGGAAAGCGTATGCGGATCACCTTCACCAATGAGTTCGGCACCACGCCGCTCCACATCGCAAACGCGCACGTCGCCTTTCTCTCCGCCGGGTCAAAGATCCTGCCTGAGACGGACCGCCAGCTGACCTTCGCCGGGAGGCCCGATATCACCATTGCTCCGGGCCAGTTTGCCGCCAGCGACGCTGTCGTGGAAACCGTGCCGATCTTCTCCGACCTCGTCATCTCCACCGCAATTCCCCAGCAGGATCTCCCAGTTCTTACAACGCACTCGCTCGCGCTTCAGACCACCTTCATCACTGCTGGTGACCAGACCACAGCGCTCGAATTTGATTCCGCTGCCGCCGTACCTCCCGGCGTAAGTCCTCCGGATGTCAGTGCGCCGATCCAGTCACCGCTGGGCGCCAGGCCCATCGTGAAGAGCGAAGCGCACCCGGCAATTGCTGCAGGCAATACTCCTGCGCTGCTGACAAGGACCACGTCCTGGTATTTCTTGAAGGATGTAGAAGTCGATGCGACGAGGAAATCCGGTAGCGTCGTGATGCTCGGTGACTCCATCACAGACGGTGCACAGTCCACGACCGAGACCAATCGGCGCTACCCGGACGATTTGGCTCCGCTGCTCGCGGCAAATAAGAAGACCGCTGCACTCTCTGTGCTGAACGTGGGCATCAGCGGCAATCGCATCCTGCATGTCAACTCAGGTCCCAGCGCTCTGGATCGCTTTGATCGCGATGTCCTGGCCCAGACCGGTGCTCGCTATGTGATTCTGCTGGAAGGGATTAACGATATCGGAAACATGCACCGAGCTCCTGCCGACGCAATTACCGAACAGGCTCTGATTGATGGCTTTACGAGCATGGCCAACCGCGCTCATGCAAAAGGTTTAAAGTTCTTCGTAGCAACGATCCTGCCCTACGGTGGCGCGAAGTATGACAGTCCCGATGGCGAATTGATTCGCCAGCACGTGAATGCCTTCCTGCGCACCAGCCCGGCCTTCGACGGTGTGATCGACTTCGACAAGACCATGCAGGATCCAGAACATCCCGAGCGCCTGCTGCGTAAGTACGAGTGCGGAGATCACCTGCATCCGAATGACGCAGGCTATGCGGCCATGGCCGCCGCCATCGACCTGAAGCTATTTAGAAAAAAGAAGTAA
- a CDS encoding RNA polymerase sigma factor, producing the protein MPITMTMGLPGGSRFARGRSAKLLDATPKASLPEILLGSTAAEELLPTTLRGAELPVVRDNRGTLLPLHGDVSLLRTAEEPADREPWRGETAVPPALDAAKAAEIDALHRLVYACMRGDGAAWQQLVISQHRRVYGICYRFTGSPTDAEDLTQDVFLKVYRNLTGFDPAKGAFTTWLTTLTRNLLVDHFRRTRQDRATDSLDESSREGEDGPTMADRLADSRPNQLQQVAQAELRVRIQHALKQLSPELREAVILRDLQDMDYKEIAAVLKVPEGTVKSRISRGRAEMARMLGRTEGKVM; encoded by the coding sequence ATGCCGATAACGATGACGATGGGCCTGCCGGGTGGTAGCCGGTTTGCTCGCGGACGTAGTGCGAAGCTGTTGGATGCAACACCCAAGGCGTCGCTGCCGGAGATCCTGCTAGGTTCGACTGCCGCAGAAGAGTTGCTGCCGACGACACTGCGTGGCGCGGAGCTGCCTGTTGTCCGCGATAATCGGGGTACACTGCTGCCACTGCACGGAGACGTAAGTTTGTTGCGAACCGCTGAAGAACCCGCAGATCGCGAGCCTTGGCGCGGCGAAACCGCAGTGCCCCCCGCGCTGGATGCGGCGAAGGCTGCGGAGATCGACGCGCTGCATCGGCTGGTCTACGCATGCATGCGTGGCGATGGTGCTGCATGGCAGCAGCTTGTTATCTCGCAGCATCGGCGCGTCTACGGCATCTGCTACCGTTTCACCGGGTCGCCAACGGACGCGGAAGACCTGACGCAGGACGTCTTCCTTAAGGTCTACCGGAACCTCACCGGGTTTGATCCTGCCAAGGGCGCGTTTACGACGTGGCTCACAACTCTGACACGCAATCTTTTGGTGGATCACTTCCGGCGGACACGTCAGGATCGTGCGACGGATTCACTCGACGAGAGTTCGCGCGAGGGCGAGGATGGCCCAACCATGGCCGACCGCCTGGCGGATAGTCGCCCCAATCAGCTGCAGCAGGTGGCCCAGGCTGAGCTGCGTGTACGGATTCAGCATGCGTTAAAGCAGCTGTCTCCGGAGTTGCGTGAGGCAGTGATCCTGCGCGACCTGCAGGACATGGACTACAAGGAGATTGCCGCGGTCTTGAAGGTGCCGGAGGGCACCGTAAAGAGCCGCATAAGCCGCGGCCGCGCAGAGATGGCGCGGATGCTGGGACGCACAGAAGGGAAGGTGATGTGA
- a CDS encoding DUF4097 family beta strand repeat-containing protein, which produces MSTTPPNQPPFDPTARVDPNAPFDPTNVNDPRYDPSRDPRYDPRWQKAQQRFYRDQQRAAANQGRAATRAQAAAWRAQSRANRDQWKMYWRSQRRASIVGPLLLIALGVIFFLIHTGRVSMVNFISWYSRWWPLLLILIGLLRLAEWAIDRARAPQDAPPMRYSVGGGVVLGVIVLICLGLATHTMQWRADRNGFGFTGPFGGDDMGHFFGQKHEEDSPAMEHALPSGASLTIDNPRGDVSVSGTSDDGKVHLSLHKEVYTNSDSTASDRLREMAPVFEGADDNLRLRIPAKEGASADLTLLVPAGTRVQLNSDRGDVHVTNLKSPLVVTANNGDVEVAAITGSVLVHVNNRRRSTNVRSVTGDVNVNGNGDSVSLSDVNGTATVKGDFLSGGQLERITGAVSYHSSRTDLTLARLDGQMALDKEDLNLSQVIGPVRVETRSHNITLDKVTGEVKVVNSNGTVDVHAAPPTGAITIDNQKGDVNVTLPNGTKFNLNAETSDGDTHSDFAGVNSDGRGTISGTVNGGGVAVRINTSHGDVNVTRNSVAPLPPRPPAPTITGFGSIPQTPIPLTPGMPPEAAAALEDAKKQVADAKAQAAQAGADARQQAKEAMEQARQAMKDAQEKQREAMRLAREAAKQKD; this is translated from the coding sequence ATGAGCACCACACCCCCGAACCAGCCGCCCTTCGATCCGACCGCTCGCGTCGATCCGAATGCCCCGTTCGACCCGACCAACGTCAACGATCCGCGTTACGACCCAAGCCGTGACCCTCGGTACGATCCGCGATGGCAGAAGGCACAGCAGCGTTTCTACCGCGACCAGCAGCGCGCTGCTGCGAACCAGGGGCGTGCGGCAACACGGGCGCAGGCTGCCGCGTGGCGCGCCCAAAGCCGTGCGAATCGCGATCAGTGGAAGATGTACTGGCGCAGTCAGCGTCGCGCGTCGATTGTTGGTCCGCTATTGCTGATTGCACTCGGTGTCATCTTCTTTCTGATCCACACCGGCCGCGTGTCCATGGTGAACTTCATCAGCTGGTACTCACGCTGGTGGCCGCTGCTATTGATCCTCATCGGTCTGCTGCGATTGGCTGAGTGGGCGATCGACCGGGCGCGTGCACCGCAGGACGCTCCACCCATGCGCTATTCCGTAGGAGGCGGCGTGGTTCTTGGCGTGATTGTTCTGATCTGCCTGGGACTCGCGACGCACACCATGCAGTGGCGTGCTGACCGTAATGGCTTCGGTTTCACCGGACCGTTTGGTGGCGACGATATGGGACACTTTTTCGGCCAGAAGCATGAGGAAGATTCCCCCGCAATGGAACATGCACTGCCTTCCGGGGCCTCGCTGACCATCGACAACCCACGCGGTGATGTCTCCGTATCCGGCACAAGCGACGACGGTAAGGTTCACCTGTCGCTGCATAAGGAGGTCTACACCAACTCTGACAGTACGGCGAGTGACCGCCTCCGAGAGATGGCGCCGGTCTTCGAGGGTGCGGACGACAATCTGCGGCTGCGGATCCCTGCGAAGGAGGGTGCCAGTGCTGATCTCACGCTGCTGGTACCGGCAGGTACTCGCGTGCAGTTGAACAGCGATCGAGGAGACGTCCATGTGACCAATCTGAAATCGCCCCTGGTCGTCACGGCGAACAACGGCGACGTGGAAGTGGCCGCCATCACTGGCAGCGTGCTGGTTCACGTAAACAATCGACGGCGCAGCACGAATGTGCGGAGTGTGACGGGCGATGTGAATGTCAACGGCAATGGCGACAGTGTTTCGCTGTCTGATGTGAACGGCACCGCGACCGTCAAGGGTGACTTCCTCAGCGGCGGTCAGTTGGAGCGCATTACAGGTGCCGTCAGCTATCACAGCAGCCGCACAGACCTGACGCTGGCGCGTCTGGACGGGCAGATGGCGCTGGATAAGGAAGACCTGAACCTGTCGCAGGTCATTGGACCGGTTCGCGTAGAAACGCGCAGCCACAACATCACACTGGACAAGGTGACAGGTGAGGTGAAGGTCGTTAACAGCAACGGCACGGTGGATGTCCATGCTGCGCCGCCGACCGGTGCGATCACCATCGACAACCAGAAGGGTGACGTCAACGTGACTTTGCCTAACGGGACCAAGTTCAACCTGAATGCGGAGACCAGCGACGGCGACACGCACAGCGACTTTGCTGGTGTGAACTCGGACGGACGCGGGACAATCTCGGGGACCGTCAATGGCGGCGGCGTTGCTGTCCGCATCAACACATCGCACGGCGATGTGAATGTCACGCGGAACTCGGTCGCTCCATTGCCACCGCGGCCGCCAGCACCCACGATTACCGGCTTCGGCTCGATCCCGCAGACGCCAATACCACTGACGCCAGGCATGCCACCCGAGGCAGCTGCCGCTTTGGAAGACGCGAAGAAGCAAGTTGCGGATGCCAAGGCGCAGGCGGCACAGGCAGGCGCTGATGCCCGTCAACAGGCCAAAGAGGCAATGGAGCAGGCAAGGCAGGCGATGAAGGACGCGCAGGAGAAACAGAGAGAAGCAATGCGCCTGGCGCGTGAGGCCGCAAAGCAGAAAGACTGA
- a CDS encoding flavin monoamine oxidase family protein — protein MSLTRRSFLNRVAQLGGYSAAFSTMNALGLLGSAEASALTPLSSSLGKGKSVVILGAGIAGLVSAYELRKAGYTVSILEARNRPGGRNWSVRNGTDVIFTDGTKQSCTWEDGHYLNAGPARLPSIHKTILGYCSELGVPLEVEVNVSRSALLQSDKLNGGKPVEQRQAVYDTRGYIAELLTKSVNNHALEEDLSAEDSKLLLDFLSGYGDLDNKAKYHGTTRAGFVTPRGAGSDPSKLHDTIPLHDLLVANFSKAEFYEDQIDWQATMFQPVGGMDRIPYAFAESLKGLIQYGSPVSEIRKTATGVRIAYKSGTEAKEAKADFCICTLPISVLQSIPNDFSPAMQKAFHGMPMAALYKMAWESPRFWEKENNIYGGISFLDQPVDLVWYPSDKMFSKTGVILSGFNAIGDEKGQLTALGKIPTMQGRLDSSRRSVDLLHPGRGKDLTKPIYIEWTRIPYSIGCYANNHIDESQPAYNQLIQPEGALMLAGDYVSRIVGWQEGAALSAHKAVAHIAAMTKA, from the coding sequence ATGAGCCTGACTCGTCGCAGCTTTCTCAATCGCGTTGCCCAGCTTGGTGGCTACTCCGCCGCCTTCTCTACGATGAACGCGCTTGGACTACTCGGCAGTGCGGAGGCCTCGGCCCTGACGCCACTGTCCTCCAGCCTGGGCAAAGGCAAGTCCGTGGTGATTCTTGGCGCAGGCATCGCAGGACTTGTCTCGGCGTACGAACTTCGGAAGGCTGGCTATACCGTCTCCATTCTCGAAGCACGCAACCGTCCCGGCGGACGCAATTGGAGCGTCCGCAACGGCACCGATGTCATCTTCACGGATGGCACGAAACAGAGCTGTACCTGGGAAGACGGCCATTACCTGAATGCCGGGCCTGCGCGGCTCCCGTCCATCCACAAAACCATCCTCGGTTATTGCTCGGAGCTTGGCGTACCGCTCGAGGTTGAAGTCAACGTCTCGAGGTCTGCCCTGTTGCAGTCTGACAAGCTCAACGGCGGCAAACCCGTGGAACAGCGTCAGGCCGTCTACGACACCCGCGGCTACATTGCAGAACTCCTTACGAAGTCGGTGAACAACCACGCGCTCGAGGAAGATCTTAGCGCCGAAGATTCGAAGCTCCTGCTGGACTTCCTCTCGGGCTACGGCGATCTGGACAACAAGGCGAAATACCACGGCACTACGCGTGCCGGCTTCGTCACACCACGTGGCGCCGGTTCCGATCCAAGCAAGCTGCACGACACCATTCCGCTTCACGACTTGCTCGTTGCAAATTTCTCCAAAGCCGAGTTTTATGAAGACCAGATTGACTGGCAGGCCACGATGTTTCAGCCGGTGGGAGGCATGGATCGTATTCCCTACGCCTTTGCGGAATCGCTGAAAGGTCTGATCCAGTACGGCAGCCCCGTCAGCGAAATTCGCAAGACGGCGACAGGCGTTCGGATCGCCTACAAGTCCGGCACAGAAGCGAAGGAAGCGAAAGCAGACTTCTGCATCTGCACGCTGCCCATCAGCGTTCTGCAGTCCATCCCGAATGATTTCAGCCCCGCCATGCAGAAGGCCTTTCACGGCATGCCGATGGCCGCTCTCTACAAGATGGCCTGGGAATCTCCCCGTTTCTGGGAGAAGGAAAACAATATCTACGGCGGCATCTCGTTCCTTGATCAGCCGGTCGATCTTGTCTGGTATCCGAGCGACAAGATGTTCTCGAAGACCGGCGTCATCCTGTCCGGCTTCAATGCTATTGGGGATGAGAAGGGACAGCTCACCGCGCTTGGCAAGATCCCCACGATGCAGGGTCGGCTTGATTCCTCACGCAGGAGTGTTGACCTGCTGCATCCGGGGCGTGGCAAGGATCTGACAAAGCCCATTTACATCGAGTGGACGAGAATCCCTTACAGCATTGGCTGTTACGCGAATAACCATATCGACGAGTCGCAGCCCGCTTACAACCAGTTGATTCAACCGGAAGGCGCGCTCATGCTTGCGGGCGACTATGTGAGCCGCATCGTCGGCTGGCAGGAGGGCGCGGCGCTTTCCGCGCACAAGGCCGTTGCGCATATCGCAGCGATGACGAAGGCCTGA
- a CDS encoding anti-sigma factor family protein codes for MSRLTCTQCESMLLDAADGVLLPEDEAHFQLHLADCSNCTSTFDDIKRGGAWMEMLKDAPPVPPAGLVDRILAQTSGNPQAAHALMAETAHAASLFGHSQGAKVLPFRVPPPSTPWSRMVHTVMQPRFAMTAAMAFFSIALTLNLAGVRLSSLRASDLRPANVRKSFWAVNSQVVRYYDNLRVVYELESRVREMQRDSDSEATPRNGIMSAPLNTTRPTDETKPQTQPRTQPGGQPHSSAPHVHREGPFNLSSPDGNRTELERVHSNQNKMIAVHNRGEGVQA; via the coding sequence ATGAGCCGGCTGACCTGCACCCAGTGCGAGAGCATGCTGCTGGACGCGGCGGACGGTGTGCTGTTGCCGGAAGATGAGGCTCACTTCCAGCTGCACCTCGCCGACTGCTCCAACTGCACCTCAACCTTTGACGATATCAAGCGGGGTGGGGCCTGGATGGAGATGCTGAAGGACGCGCCTCCTGTGCCGCCAGCTGGCCTGGTGGACCGCATCCTTGCGCAGACAAGCGGTAACCCTCAGGCGGCCCATGCCTTGATGGCGGAGACGGCGCATGCAGCGTCGCTCTTCGGTCACAGTCAGGGTGCGAAGGTCCTGCCGTTTCGTGTGCCACCCCCAAGTACCCCGTGGTCGCGCATGGTGCATACGGTTATGCAGCCGCGCTTCGCCATGACGGCGGCAATGGCGTTCTTCTCAATTGCGCTGACTCTGAACCTTGCGGGTGTTCGCCTCAGCTCGCTCCGCGCGAGCGACCTGAGACCCGCCAATGTTCGGAAGAGCTTCTGGGCTGTGAACAGCCAGGTCGTGCGCTATTACGACAATCTCCGCGTGGTTTACGAGCTTGAGTCGCGTGTGCGCGAGATGCAACGCGACAGCGACAGTGAAGCAACGCCCCGCAACGGCATCATGTCGGCGCCGCTGAACACGACGCGCCCGACTGACGAAACGAAGCCCCAGACTCAGCCGCGTACGCAGCCTGGCGGACAGCCCCACAGCAGCGCTCCGCACGTGCATCGAGAAGGTCCTTTCAACCTTTCTTCGCCCGACGGGAACCGCACAGAGTTAGAACGCGTACATAGCAATCAGAACAAGATGATCGCGGTCCATAACCGCGGCGAAGGAGTCCAGGCATGA
- a CDS encoding cupin domain-containing protein yields the protein MPIENESPSSVWAPETDNGTVEPFWYSFSLAHKRITDGGWTRQVTSRELPVSKRMAGVEMRLIKGGVRELHWHVSSEWAFMISGSARITAVDAEARSHVSDVNAGDLWLFPGGVPHSIQGIGDDGCMFLLVFDQGDFDEFSTFLLTDFMAHTPKEVLAKNFGVPESTFDKVPKKELFIFAAEPPRPLADETREASASTGVVPQSMTFYASKMPPTKTTPGGEVRIIDNKNFPITTIAAAIVRLKPGGLRELHWHPLSDEWQYYVSGKGRMTVFEAGAKARTFDFQQGDVGYIGVSRPHYIENTGDEDLVFLEVFPISTYQDIALAEWLAHTPSRLVNEHIQVGEEMLHAIPKTKVVVDPA from the coding sequence ATGCCGATTGAGAATGAGAGCCCAAGTTCCGTCTGGGCTCCCGAGACAGACAACGGCACAGTAGAGCCGTTCTGGTATTCCTTCTCACTGGCGCACAAGCGCATCACGGACGGTGGATGGACGCGACAGGTGACGTCCCGTGAATTACCAGTCTCAAAGCGCATGGCTGGCGTAGAGATGCGTCTGATCAAGGGCGGCGTGAGGGAACTGCACTGGCATGTGAGTTCAGAATGGGCGTTCATGATCTCCGGCAGCGCTCGTATCACCGCTGTGGACGCGGAGGCGCGCAGCCATGTGAGCGACGTGAACGCGGGCGATCTGTGGCTGTTTCCTGGCGGTGTCCCACACTCAATCCAAGGCATTGGTGATGATGGCTGCATGTTTTTGCTGGTCTTCGACCAGGGAGATTTCGATGAGTTCAGCACGTTCCTCCTGACAGACTTCATGGCTCACACGCCGAAGGAGGTGCTGGCAAAGAACTTCGGTGTCCCAGAGAGCACCTTCGACAAAGTGCCAAAGAAAGAGTTGTTCATCTTTGCAGCGGAGCCGCCGCGTCCTTTGGCTGACGAGACTCGCGAGGCCTCCGCGAGCACGGGAGTTGTGCCTCAATCCATGACGTTCTACGCAAGCAAGATGCCGCCGACCAAGACGACACCCGGCGGCGAAGTCCGCATCATCGATAACAAGAACTTTCCCATCACGACGATCGCCGCAGCCATCGTTCGTCTCAAGCCCGGTGGCCTGCGAGAACTGCACTGGCATCCGCTGAGTGACGAGTGGCAGTACTATGTCAGCGGCAAGGGACGCATGACTGTCTTTGAGGCCGGAGCAAAGGCTCGCACCTTCGACTTTCAGCAGGGTGACGTGGGCTACATCGGCGTATCGCGACCACACTACATCGAGAACACCGGCGACGAAGACCTGGTGTTTCTTGAGGTCTTTCCGATCAGCACATATCAGGACATCGCACTCGCGGAGTGGCTCGCCCACACACCATCACGCCTGGTGAACGAACACATCCAGGTGGGGGAAGAGATGCTGCACGCGATCCCGAAAACGAAGGTCGTGGTCGATCCGGCATAG
- the ndk gene encoding nucleoside-diphosphate kinase, protein MSQRTFSIVKPDAVRKGYTGAILAEIEKAGFKIVSIKKMSLTDEQAQGFYHVHSARPFFKDLTRFMSSGPIFPMVLEKDNAILDLRKLMGATNPANAEEGTIRKQFAASIEENAIHGSDAEDTAAFEIGYFFAGYELK, encoded by the coding sequence ATGTCGCAGCGCACCTTTTCCATCGTCAAGCCGGACGCCGTCCGCAAGGGTTACACCGGAGCCATTCTCGCTGAAATTGAGAAGGCCGGATTCAAGATCGTCTCCATCAAGAAGATGTCCCTCACGGATGAGCAGGCACAGGGCTTTTACCACGTTCACAGCGCCCGTCCGTTCTTCAAGGACCTCACACGCTTCATGTCGTCTGGCCCCATCTTTCCCATGGTGCTCGAGAAGGACAACGCGATCCTGGATCTACGCAAGCTGATGGGTGCAACCAACCCCGCGAACGCTGAGGAAGGCACGATCCGCAAGCAGTTCGCAGCATCCATCGAAGAGAACGCGATCCACGGCTCCGATGCGGAAGATACGGCAGCATTCGAGATCGGCTACTTCTTCGCTGGTTATGAGCTGAAGTAA